Part of the candidate division KSB1 bacterium genome is shown below.
AGGGGCAGCAGCGGCGGCCGCACCGGCCCCCCGTACAGGCCGATCATGTCCATTGCCTGCTTGAGCGCTGCCACCCCCCAACGTCGGGTGACCGCACCGTTGAGCCGTACGAGACGCAACTGCAGCCTTCGTGCCTCACTCCATTCTCCACCCCGCACGCATTCCCAAATTGCGCAACATTCGGCTGGGGCAATGTTCGCAAGCGCCATAATCCCTCCTACCGCACCCACGCTCAACGCCGCCAGGAAAAACCCAGCCGAACCAGCAAGAACCGAGAACCCAGCCGGCGCGGCGCGGCATACTTCCGCCATGGCTACCAAGTTTCCACCTGAATCCTTGATGCCCACGACATTGGGGTGCTCCGCAACTGCCAGCACCGTCTCCGGCGTCATGTCGACTCCGGTATTGGCAGGCATGTTGTAAAGGAGTACGGGGATCGG
Proteins encoded:
- a CDS encoding dihydrodipicolinate synthase family protein produces the protein KAARVGADAALVVTPSYYRSRMTPEALTRHFLAVAEAAPIPVLLYNMPANTGVDMTPETVLAVAEHPNVVGIKDSGGNLVAMAEVCRAAPAGFSVLAGSAGFFLAALSVGAVGGIMALANIAPAECCAIWECVRGGEWSEARRLQLRLVRLNGAVTRRWGVAALKQAMDMIGLYGGPVRPPLLPLNQEQVAELRLLLQESGVMQGVSKEGAEDGVKDGGRMR